The DNA sequence TATTCGCACTGATAATCATTCCCGTACATCTAATTTACTGGCCCGGATACTGGCTTCCCGTTATTGGAAAATCGATGCATCGTTTGGGAACTTTGCCGATGAAGACGCTTTTGTGCTTATCGGAGACCGTACGTTCGGGTTGAAAAAAGAATATCCTTACGTGTATGACCTGGCGGCCGAATGGATCCGGTTCACGGGCCTGCCATTCGTTTTCGCAGTATGGGCAGCCAATAAACCGGTAGACCCCGTGTTCAGGGAAGAATTCAACAGGGCGCTGGAATACGGCGTCACCCATCGAAAGGAATTGCTGAAAGAGCTTCCGCAGGTAAAGGGCTTTGACCTTGAAGAATATTTGATGAAGCACCTGAGTTTTGAACTGGACGCCAGGAAGAAGGAGGGACTCAGCCTTTTTCTGCAGCACGTGCAGGAAATTTTACTTGGAAGTAAGGAAAACAATACACATATTTGCAGTAATGCAACAGGTAGTGATCTATAAAAGCTGGTGGCGGCGTTTTTTTTTTACGCGGGCGCCGGTATGAAGGGTGAATAACTTCGATTACTATCTGAAAGAAATTCAAGAGG is a window from the Anseongella ginsenosidimutans genome containing:
- a CDS encoding menaquinone biosynthetic enzyme MqnA/MqnD family protein; this encodes MSKIRISAVSYTNTTPFVYGIRRDKALLEKIEFMLDIPADCARKLKEDRADIGLVPVAVLPELPYYELVADYCIGAVGEVNSVFLFSRKPLEEIRFIRTDNHSRTSNLLARILASRYWKIDASFGNFADEDAFVLIGDRTFGLKKEYPYVYDLAAEWIRFTGLPFVFAVWAANKPVDPVFREEFNRALEYGVTHRKELLKELPQVKGFDLEEYLMKHLSFELDARKKEGLSLFLQHVQEILLGSKENNTHICSNATGSDL